A single Hippopotamus amphibius kiboko isolate mHipAmp2 chromosome 5, mHipAmp2.hap2, whole genome shotgun sequence DNA region contains:
- the MROH6 gene encoding maestro heat-like repeat-containing protein family member 6 isoform X1, with amino-acid sequence MWGRARGPPVGALTLTALAEGIRASQGRPLGPPSTGPQTKPEVESGRAALIPTAGRESFPRPPAQEPALGGPHQTPQSSREEGALADLALCVAACLEEAGCAGTQATALTLSSALEAQGERLEDQVRGLVRGLLAQAPRLAEGRPRRAALRVLSTLALEHSQDVVCALLPCSLPPDRAAAELWRSLSRNQRVNGQVLVQLLWALKGSAGAQLEALAATHALGEMLAVSGCVGATRGFYPHLLLVLVTQLHELAWDPCAPDTPKVWAPSRQGPLHSHSSCTVEALKALLTGDGCRMVVTCMEQAGGWRRLVGAHTHLEGVLLLASAMVAHADHHLRGLFAELLPRLRSSDDAQRLTAMAFFTGLLQSRPTARLLREEVILARLRTWQGDPEPTVRWLGLLGLGHLALNRGKVRHESTLLPALLGALGEGDARLVGAALEALRRVLLRPRAPVRLLSTELRPRLPALLDDARDSVRASAVGLLGTLVQRGRAGLRVGLRGPLRKLVLQSLVPLLLRLYDPGRDTAESSEWTLARCDQALRWGLLEEMVTVAHCNSPEALSRICHYLVQWYPRHVPSFLSQTQGYLQSPQDPMRRAAVMLIGFLVHHSSPSRVNRDLLDRLFQDVGQLQRDPEPAVVAAAHASTQQLALLAQAQHRPCHRRLPGLPGLRQRHAHPARPPPAYAHSLFQHQSLAGHWGCSGPG; translated from the exons ATGTGGGGCCGTGCCCGGGGGCCCCCCGTGGGGGCCCTAACCCTGACAGCTCTGGCTGAAGGGATCCGGGCCAGCCAGGGGCGGCCCCTGGGACCCCCTTCTACAGGCCCTCAGACCAAACCTGAGGTGGAGTCTGGGCGGGCAGCCCTCATCCCCACAGCTGGCAGGGAGTCCTTCCCTCGGCCCCCTGCCCAGGAACCAGCCCTTGGGGGACCCCATCAG ACTCCCCAGAGTTCCCGGGAGGAGGGGGCCCTTGCAGACCTGGCGTTGTGCGTGGCTGCCTGTCTGGAAGAGGCTGGCTGTGCGGGAACACAGGCAACAGCGCTCACCCTGTCCTCAGCCCTGGAGGCCCAGGGGGAGCGACTGGAGGACCAG GTGCGTGGCCTTGTGCGGGGGCTGCTGGCACAGGCGCCCCGCCTGGCGGAGGGGAGGCCCCGGCGGGCGGCCCTGCGGGTGCTGAGCACACTCGCCCTGGAGCACTCTCAGGACGTGGTGTGTGCGCTGCTGCCGTGCTCACTGCCCCCGGACCG GGCGGCAGCCGAGCTGTGGCGCAGCCTGAGCCGGAACCAGCGTGTGAACGGGCAGGtgctggtgcagctgctgtgggcgCTAAAGGGCTCGGCCGGAGCCCAGCTGGAGGCGCTGGCG GCCACGCATGCCCTCGGGGAGATGCTGGCCGTGTCCGGCTGCGTGGGTGCCACACGAGGCTTCTACCCACACCTTCTCCTTGTGCTGGTCACACAGCTACATGAGTTGGCCTGGGACCCATGTGCCCCTGACACCCCCAAGGTCTGGGCCCCATCCCGGCAAGGGCCACTGCACAGCCACAGCAG ctgcaCGGTGGAGGCCTTGAAGGCCCTGCTCACTGGGGATGGCTGCCGCATGGTGGTCACGTGCATGGAgcaggctggaggctggagaaGACTGGTGGGAGCCCACACCCACCTGGAGGGTGTCCTGCTGCTGGCCAG TGCCATGGTGGCGCATGCCGACCACCACCTGCGAGGCCTGTTCGCGGAACTGCTGCCCCGGCTGCGCAGCTCGGACGACGCACAGCGCCTCACGGCTATGGCTTTCTTCACCGGG CTGTTGCAGAGCCGGCCCACCGCGCGGCTCCTGCGGGAGGAGGTCATCCTGGCGCGGCTCCGCACCTGGCAGGGCGACCCCGAGCCCACCGTGCGCTGGCTCGGCCTCCTGGGTCTCGGCCACCTGGCGCTGAACCGCGGGAAG GTGCGTCACGAGAGCACATTGCTACCCGCGCTCCTGGGCGCGCTGGGCGAGGGCGACGCACGGCTCGTGGGCGCCGCGCTCGAGGCGCTGCGGAGGGTCCTGCTGCGGCCGCGGGCGCCGGTGCGGCTCCTGAGCACGGAGCTGAGGCCGCGCCTCCCAGCGCTTCTGGACGAC GCCCGGGATTCGGTCCGCGCCTCGGCGGTCGGACTCCTCGGGACGCTGGTGCAGCGCGGCCGAGCCGGGCTCCGGGTGGGGCTCCGCGGACCCCTGCGGAAGCTGGTGCTACAGAGTCTCGTGCCGCTGCTGTTGCGCCTGTACGACCCCGGCCGGGACACCGCTGAG AGCTCAGAGTGGACCCTGGCCCGCTGTGACCAGGCCCTGCGCTGGGGCCTGCTGGAGGAGATGGTCACGGTGGCTCACTGCAATAGCCCTGAGGCCCTAAGCCGCATCTGCCACTACCTG GTTCAGTGGTACCCGAGACACGTGCCCAGCTTCCTGAGCCAGACCCAGGGTTACCTGCAGAGCCCGCAGGACCCCATGCGCCGGGCAGCTGTCATGCTCATAG GCTTCCTGGTCCATCACTCGAGCCCCAGCCGCGTCAACCGGGACCTGCTGGACAGGCTGTTCCAGG acGTGGGGCAGCTGCAGAGGGACCCTGAACCTGCGGTGGTGGCAGCAGCACACGCGTCAACCCAGCAGCTGGCGCTGCTGGCCCAGGCGCAGCACCGTCCCTGCCACCGGCGCCTCCCGGGCCTCCCGGGCCTCCGCCAGCGCCACGCCCACCCTGCTCGGCCCCCACCAGCCTATGCACACAGCCTGTTCCAGCACCAGAGCCTCGCTGGCCATTGGGGCTGCTCGGGACCAGGCTGA
- the MROH6 gene encoding maestro heat-like repeat-containing protein family member 6 isoform X2, which produces MWGRARGPPVGALTLTALAEGIRASQGRPLGPPSTGPQTKPEVESGRAALIPTAGRESFPRPPAQEPALGGPHQVRGLVRGLLAQAPRLAEGRPRRAALRVLSTLALEHSQDVVCALLPCSLPPDRAAAELWRSLSRNQRVNGQVLVQLLWALKGSAGAQLEALAATHALGEMLAVSGCVGATRGFYPHLLLVLVTQLHELAWDPCAPDTPKVWAPSRQGPLHSHSSCTVEALKALLTGDGCRMVVTCMEQAGGWRRLVGAHTHLEGVLLLASAMVAHADHHLRGLFAELLPRLRSSDDAQRLTAMAFFTGLLQSRPTARLLREEVILARLRTWQGDPEPTVRWLGLLGLGHLALNRGKVRHESTLLPALLGALGEGDARLVGAALEALRRVLLRPRAPVRLLSTELRPRLPALLDDARDSVRASAVGLLGTLVQRGRAGLRVGLRGPLRKLVLQSLVPLLLRLYDPGRDTAESSEWTLARCDQALRWGLLEEMVTVAHCNSPEALSRICHYLVQWYPRHVPSFLSQTQGYLQSPQDPMRRAAVMLIGFLVHHSSPSRVNRDLLDRLFQDVGQLQRDPEPAVVAAAHASTQQLALLAQAQHRPCHRRLPGLPGLRQRHAHPARPPPAYAHSLFQHQSLAGHWGCSGPG; this is translated from the exons ATGTGGGGCCGTGCCCGGGGGCCCCCCGTGGGGGCCCTAACCCTGACAGCTCTGGCTGAAGGGATCCGGGCCAGCCAGGGGCGGCCCCTGGGACCCCCTTCTACAGGCCCTCAGACCAAACCTGAGGTGGAGTCTGGGCGGGCAGCCCTCATCCCCACAGCTGGCAGGGAGTCCTTCCCTCGGCCCCCTGCCCAGGAACCAGCCCTTGGGGGACCCCATCAG GTGCGTGGCCTTGTGCGGGGGCTGCTGGCACAGGCGCCCCGCCTGGCGGAGGGGAGGCCCCGGCGGGCGGCCCTGCGGGTGCTGAGCACACTCGCCCTGGAGCACTCTCAGGACGTGGTGTGTGCGCTGCTGCCGTGCTCACTGCCCCCGGACCG GGCGGCAGCCGAGCTGTGGCGCAGCCTGAGCCGGAACCAGCGTGTGAACGGGCAGGtgctggtgcagctgctgtgggcgCTAAAGGGCTCGGCCGGAGCCCAGCTGGAGGCGCTGGCG GCCACGCATGCCCTCGGGGAGATGCTGGCCGTGTCCGGCTGCGTGGGTGCCACACGAGGCTTCTACCCACACCTTCTCCTTGTGCTGGTCACACAGCTACATGAGTTGGCCTGGGACCCATGTGCCCCTGACACCCCCAAGGTCTGGGCCCCATCCCGGCAAGGGCCACTGCACAGCCACAGCAG ctgcaCGGTGGAGGCCTTGAAGGCCCTGCTCACTGGGGATGGCTGCCGCATGGTGGTCACGTGCATGGAgcaggctggaggctggagaaGACTGGTGGGAGCCCACACCCACCTGGAGGGTGTCCTGCTGCTGGCCAG TGCCATGGTGGCGCATGCCGACCACCACCTGCGAGGCCTGTTCGCGGAACTGCTGCCCCGGCTGCGCAGCTCGGACGACGCACAGCGCCTCACGGCTATGGCTTTCTTCACCGGG CTGTTGCAGAGCCGGCCCACCGCGCGGCTCCTGCGGGAGGAGGTCATCCTGGCGCGGCTCCGCACCTGGCAGGGCGACCCCGAGCCCACCGTGCGCTGGCTCGGCCTCCTGGGTCTCGGCCACCTGGCGCTGAACCGCGGGAAG GTGCGTCACGAGAGCACATTGCTACCCGCGCTCCTGGGCGCGCTGGGCGAGGGCGACGCACGGCTCGTGGGCGCCGCGCTCGAGGCGCTGCGGAGGGTCCTGCTGCGGCCGCGGGCGCCGGTGCGGCTCCTGAGCACGGAGCTGAGGCCGCGCCTCCCAGCGCTTCTGGACGAC GCCCGGGATTCGGTCCGCGCCTCGGCGGTCGGACTCCTCGGGACGCTGGTGCAGCGCGGCCGAGCCGGGCTCCGGGTGGGGCTCCGCGGACCCCTGCGGAAGCTGGTGCTACAGAGTCTCGTGCCGCTGCTGTTGCGCCTGTACGACCCCGGCCGGGACACCGCTGAG AGCTCAGAGTGGACCCTGGCCCGCTGTGACCAGGCCCTGCGCTGGGGCCTGCTGGAGGAGATGGTCACGGTGGCTCACTGCAATAGCCCTGAGGCCCTAAGCCGCATCTGCCACTACCTG GTTCAGTGGTACCCGAGACACGTGCCCAGCTTCCTGAGCCAGACCCAGGGTTACCTGCAGAGCCCGCAGGACCCCATGCGCCGGGCAGCTGTCATGCTCATAG GCTTCCTGGTCCATCACTCGAGCCCCAGCCGCGTCAACCGGGACCTGCTGGACAGGCTGTTCCAGG acGTGGGGCAGCTGCAGAGGGACCCTGAACCTGCGGTGGTGGCAGCAGCACACGCGTCAACCCAGCAGCTGGCGCTGCTGGCCCAGGCGCAGCACCGTCCCTGCCACCGGCGCCTCCCGGGCCTCCCGGGCCTCCGCCAGCGCCACGCCCACCCTGCTCGGCCCCCACCAGCCTATGCACACAGCCTGTTCCAGCACCAGAGCCTCGCTGGCCATTGGGGCTGCTCGGGACCAGGCTGA
- the MROH6 gene encoding maestro heat-like repeat-containing protein family member 6 isoform X3, producing MWGRARGPPVGALTLTALAEGIRASQGRPLGPPSTGPQTKPEVESGRAALIPTAGRESFPRPPAQEPALGGPHQTPQSSREEGALADLALCVAACLEEAGCAGTQATALTLSSALEAQGERLEDQVRGLVRGLLAQAPRLAEGRPRRAALRVLSTLALEHSQDVVCALLPCSLPPDRAAAELWRSLSRNQRVNGQVLVQLLWALKGSAGAQLEALAATHALGEMLAVSGCVGATRGFYPHLLLVLVTQLHELAWDPCAPDTPKVWAPSRQGPLHSHSSCTVEALKALLTGDGCRMVVTCMEQAGGWRRLVGAHTHLEGVLLLASAMVAHADHHLRGLFAELLPRLRSSDDAQRLTAMAFFTGLLQSRPTARLLREEVILARLRTWQGDPEPTVRWLGLLGLGHLALNRGKVRHESTLLPALLGALGEGDARLVGAALEALRRVLLRPRAPVRLLSTELRPRLPALLDDARDSVRASAVGLLGTLVQRGRAGLRVGLRGPLRKLVLQSLVPLLLRLYDPGRDTAESSEWTLARCDQALRWGLLEEMVTVAHCNSPEALSRICHYLNWPSRPATSPSVPRFSGTRDTCPAS from the exons ATGTGGGGCCGTGCCCGGGGGCCCCCCGTGGGGGCCCTAACCCTGACAGCTCTGGCTGAAGGGATCCGGGCCAGCCAGGGGCGGCCCCTGGGACCCCCTTCTACAGGCCCTCAGACCAAACCTGAGGTGGAGTCTGGGCGGGCAGCCCTCATCCCCACAGCTGGCAGGGAGTCCTTCCCTCGGCCCCCTGCCCAGGAACCAGCCCTTGGGGGACCCCATCAG ACTCCCCAGAGTTCCCGGGAGGAGGGGGCCCTTGCAGACCTGGCGTTGTGCGTGGCTGCCTGTCTGGAAGAGGCTGGCTGTGCGGGAACACAGGCAACAGCGCTCACCCTGTCCTCAGCCCTGGAGGCCCAGGGGGAGCGACTGGAGGACCAG GTGCGTGGCCTTGTGCGGGGGCTGCTGGCACAGGCGCCCCGCCTGGCGGAGGGGAGGCCCCGGCGGGCGGCCCTGCGGGTGCTGAGCACACTCGCCCTGGAGCACTCTCAGGACGTGGTGTGTGCGCTGCTGCCGTGCTCACTGCCCCCGGACCG GGCGGCAGCCGAGCTGTGGCGCAGCCTGAGCCGGAACCAGCGTGTGAACGGGCAGGtgctggtgcagctgctgtgggcgCTAAAGGGCTCGGCCGGAGCCCAGCTGGAGGCGCTGGCG GCCACGCATGCCCTCGGGGAGATGCTGGCCGTGTCCGGCTGCGTGGGTGCCACACGAGGCTTCTACCCACACCTTCTCCTTGTGCTGGTCACACAGCTACATGAGTTGGCCTGGGACCCATGTGCCCCTGACACCCCCAAGGTCTGGGCCCCATCCCGGCAAGGGCCACTGCACAGCCACAGCAG ctgcaCGGTGGAGGCCTTGAAGGCCCTGCTCACTGGGGATGGCTGCCGCATGGTGGTCACGTGCATGGAgcaggctggaggctggagaaGACTGGTGGGAGCCCACACCCACCTGGAGGGTGTCCTGCTGCTGGCCAG TGCCATGGTGGCGCATGCCGACCACCACCTGCGAGGCCTGTTCGCGGAACTGCTGCCCCGGCTGCGCAGCTCGGACGACGCACAGCGCCTCACGGCTATGGCTTTCTTCACCGGG CTGTTGCAGAGCCGGCCCACCGCGCGGCTCCTGCGGGAGGAGGTCATCCTGGCGCGGCTCCGCACCTGGCAGGGCGACCCCGAGCCCACCGTGCGCTGGCTCGGCCTCCTGGGTCTCGGCCACCTGGCGCTGAACCGCGGGAAG GTGCGTCACGAGAGCACATTGCTACCCGCGCTCCTGGGCGCGCTGGGCGAGGGCGACGCACGGCTCGTGGGCGCCGCGCTCGAGGCGCTGCGGAGGGTCCTGCTGCGGCCGCGGGCGCCGGTGCGGCTCCTGAGCACGGAGCTGAGGCCGCGCCTCCCAGCGCTTCTGGACGAC GCCCGGGATTCGGTCCGCGCCTCGGCGGTCGGACTCCTCGGGACGCTGGTGCAGCGCGGCCGAGCCGGGCTCCGGGTGGGGCTCCGCGGACCCCTGCGGAAGCTGGTGCTACAGAGTCTCGTGCCGCTGCTGTTGCGCCTGTACGACCCCGGCCGGGACACCGCTGAG AGCTCAGAGTGGACCCTGGCCCGCTGTGACCAGGCCCTGCGCTGGGGCCTGCTGGAGGAGATGGTCACGGTGGCTCACTGCAATAGCCCTGAGGCCCTAAGCCGCATCTGCCACTACCTG AATTGGCCCTCCCGTCCTGCCACGAGCCCTTCTGTCCCCAGGTTCAGTGGTACCCGAGACACGTGCCCAGCTTCCTGA
- the GSDMD gene encoding gasdermin-D isoform X2, with translation MASAFARVVKSVIRELDHSGELTPVDSLQSSTGFQPYCLLGRTSSGSLFWRRRYTCVNLSIRDILEPDTPEPAVECGSTFHFHDTMDGQLQGHVELAAPGQGKISGGATVSGSSSASMNVRVLRVAPNTWEAMHRERRLRQPEHKVLQQLRNRGGDVFVVTEALQTQKEVEVTRTHKQEGSGQFALPGAVCLQGKGEGHLSQKRTVTIPSGSILAFRVVQLVIDSDWGPQMEPGFASRSPKKSLCLPLIKADTPMEDGLAITEDFQGLRAEVEARAVGLEGLSKEPCGQLLGGLGQVLRDQPALQALEELLESGLRGGLLEPQEGPVGAVLECLVLSSRRLEEELAGPFFYLLQALAVLSETQHLLVAEVLETGALLGAFKLVESLLEQSTPWQERRAVSLPPELLGSSWGSEAPPWVLLEECGLEPQVDAPQVCWEPEARGCVCALYACLALLLRLSRLC, from the exons ATGGCATCGGCCTTTGCAAGGGTGGTCAAGAGCGTGATCCGGGAGCTGGACCACAGTGGGGAGCTCACCCCTGTGGACAGCCTGCAGAGCTCCACCGGCTTCCAGCCCTACTGCCTTTTGGGCAGGACGTCCTCGGGGTCACTGTTCTGGAGACGCCGCTACACATGTGTCAACCTGTCCATCAGGGACATCCTGGAGCCTGACACCCCGGAGCCAG CTGTGGAGTGTGGCAGCACCTTCCACTTCCACGATACTATGGACGGGCAGCTGCAGGGCCATGTGGAGCTGGCGGCCCCAGGACAGGGGAAGATCTCAGGCGGGGCCACGGTGTCCGGCAGCTCCAGCGCCTCGATGAATGTGCGCGTGCTGCGCGTGGCCCCCAACACCTGGGAAGCCATGCACCGCGAGAG GCGCCTGCGGCAGCCTGagcacaaagtcctgcagcagcTGCGGAATCGTGGGGGTGATGTGTTCGTGGTGACCGAGGCGCTGCAGACGCAGAAGGAGGTGGAGGTCACCCGGACCCACAAGCAGGAGGGCTCGGGCCAGTTTGCACTTCCCGGAGCCGTGTGCTTGCAG GGCAAAGGCGAGGGCCACCTGAGCCAGAAGAGGACGGTCACCATCCCCTCGGGCAGCATCCTCGCCTTTCGGGTGGTCCAGCTGGTTATCGACTCTGACTGGG GCCCCCAGATGGAGCCGGGGTTCGCAAGCAGGAGCCCCAAGAAGAGCTTGTGCCTTCCCTTGATCAAGGCAG ACACGCCCATGGAGGACGGCTTGGCGATCACCGAAGACTTCCAGGGCCTGCGGGCCGAGGTGGAGGCCAGGGCCGTGGGCCTGGAGGGCTTGTCCAAGGAGCCCTGTGGGCAGCTGctggggggcctggggcaggtgcTGCGGGACCAGCCCGCCTTGCAAGCCCTAGAGGAGTTG cTGGAGAGCGGTCTGCGAGGCGGGCTTTTGGAGCCTCAGGAGGGTCCTGTGGGTGCTGTCCTCGAGTGCCTGGTGCTCTCCTCCAGAAGGCTGGAAGAGGAACTTGCCGGCCCCTTCTTCTACCTGCTGCAAGCGCTAGCTG TGCTGAGTGAAACCCAGCACTTGCTGGTGGCTGAGGTGCTGGAGACCGGGGCCCTGTTGGGGGCGTTCAAACTG GTGGAAAGCCTTCTGGAGCAGAGCACCCCATGGCAGGAGCGCAGGGCCGTGTCCCTGCCGCCCGAGCTGCTGGGGAGCAGCTGGGGCTCAGAGGCACCCCCCTGGGTCCTGCTGGAGGAGTGTGGCCTTGAACCACAGGTGGACGCCCCCCAGGTGTGCTGGGAACCGGAGGCCCGGGGCTGTGTGTGTGCGCTGTACGCCTGCCTGGCCCTGCTGCTCAGGCTGAGCCGCCTCTGCTAG
- the GSDMD gene encoding gasdermin-D isoform X1 — MASAFARVVKSVIRELDHSGELTPVDSLQSSTGFQPYCLLGRTSSGSLFWRRRYTCVNLSIRDILEPDTPEPAVECGSTFHFHDTMDGQLQGHVELAAPGQGKISGGATVSGSSSASMNVRVLRVAPNTWEAMHRERRLRQPEHKVLQQLRNRGGDVFVVTEALQTQKEVEVTRTHKQEGSGQFALPGAVCLQGKGEGHLSQKRTVTIPSGSILAFRVVQLVIDSDWDILLFTDKKQRTFRPEYKGPQMEPGFASRSPKKSLCLPLIKADTPMEDGLAITEDFQGLRAEVEARAVGLEGLSKEPCGQLLGGLGQVLRDQPALQALEELLESGLRGGLLEPQEGPVGAVLECLVLSSRRLEEELAGPFFYLLQALAVLSETQHLLVAEVLETGALLGAFKLVESLLEQSTPWQERRAVSLPPELLGSSWGSEAPPWVLLEECGLEPQVDAPQVCWEPEARGCVCALYACLALLLRLSRLC; from the exons ATGGCATCGGCCTTTGCAAGGGTGGTCAAGAGCGTGATCCGGGAGCTGGACCACAGTGGGGAGCTCACCCCTGTGGACAGCCTGCAGAGCTCCACCGGCTTCCAGCCCTACTGCCTTTTGGGCAGGACGTCCTCGGGGTCACTGTTCTGGAGACGCCGCTACACATGTGTCAACCTGTCCATCAGGGACATCCTGGAGCCTGACACCCCGGAGCCAG CTGTGGAGTGTGGCAGCACCTTCCACTTCCACGATACTATGGACGGGCAGCTGCAGGGCCATGTGGAGCTGGCGGCCCCAGGACAGGGGAAGATCTCAGGCGGGGCCACGGTGTCCGGCAGCTCCAGCGCCTCGATGAATGTGCGCGTGCTGCGCGTGGCCCCCAACACCTGGGAAGCCATGCACCGCGAGAG GCGCCTGCGGCAGCCTGagcacaaagtcctgcagcagcTGCGGAATCGTGGGGGTGATGTGTTCGTGGTGACCGAGGCGCTGCAGACGCAGAAGGAGGTGGAGGTCACCCGGACCCACAAGCAGGAGGGCTCGGGCCAGTTTGCACTTCCCGGAGCCGTGTGCTTGCAG GGCAAAGGCGAGGGCCACCTGAGCCAGAAGAGGACGGTCACCATCCCCTCGGGCAGCATCCTCGCCTTTCGGGTGGTCCAGCTGGTTATCGACTCTGACTGGG ACATCCTCCTCTTCACTGACAAGAAGCAGAGGACCTTCAGGCCAGAGTATAAAG GCCCCCAGATGGAGCCGGGGTTCGCAAGCAGGAGCCCCAAGAAGAGCTTGTGCCTTCCCTTGATCAAGGCAG ACACGCCCATGGAGGACGGCTTGGCGATCACCGAAGACTTCCAGGGCCTGCGGGCCGAGGTGGAGGCCAGGGCCGTGGGCCTGGAGGGCTTGTCCAAGGAGCCCTGTGGGCAGCTGctggggggcctggggcaggtgcTGCGGGACCAGCCCGCCTTGCAAGCCCTAGAGGAGTTG cTGGAGAGCGGTCTGCGAGGCGGGCTTTTGGAGCCTCAGGAGGGTCCTGTGGGTGCTGTCCTCGAGTGCCTGGTGCTCTCCTCCAGAAGGCTGGAAGAGGAACTTGCCGGCCCCTTCTTCTACCTGCTGCAAGCGCTAGCTG TGCTGAGTGAAACCCAGCACTTGCTGGTGGCTGAGGTGCTGGAGACCGGGGCCCTGTTGGGGGCGTTCAAACTG GTGGAAAGCCTTCTGGAGCAGAGCACCCCATGGCAGGAGCGCAGGGCCGTGTCCCTGCCGCCCGAGCTGCTGGGGAGCAGCTGGGGCTCAGAGGCACCCCCCTGGGTCCTGCTGGAGGAGTGTGGCCTTGAACCACAGGTGGACGCCCCCCAGGTGTGCTGGGAACCGGAGGCCCGGGGCTGTGTGTGTGCGCTGTACGCCTGCCTGGCCCTGCTGCTCAGGCTGAGCCGCCTCTGCTAG